In Oncorhynchus kisutch isolate 150728-3 linkage group LG5, Okis_V2, whole genome shotgun sequence, a genomic segment contains:
- the LOC109890655 gene encoding insulin-like growth factor-binding protein complex acid labile subunit, which translates to MQYFFSLLLLMAVYSKSRSSPCGKGCDCHEELKLTTCTHALFTQLPNHIPPYTEHLDLSVNLLTFIPKSSFRMERKLRVLLIKDNNISAVADGAFTQLEFLQKLDLSCNRISSLSESFSLGLNALRELQLSHNHLHTLHSKSFMHLDGLQRLNLTGNAIHNIQVRSFGSMSTLRQLHLEGNHLVSLNNGVFSMLKSLEVLNLQGNQINKTQEGVFTPMTSLALLNLAHNQMSTIYFKTFLSIHTYSTHILLEGNPWNCNCDLQKVFHKLRSVQRLFLDDYYNLSCNAPTELANYRLMDVDTELCIAEVVIVLIITITVMITVLGAIVMAERNRKKKKRGKHWTEQGNLSDSDH; encoded by the exons ATGCAGTACTTCTTTAGTCTCCTACTGTTGATGGCGGTTTACTCCAAGTCTCGCAGCAGCCCGTGCGGGAAAGGCTGCGACTGTCACGAGGAACTGAAACTCACCACGTGCACTCACGCCCTCTTTACCCAACTGCCCAACCACATCCCTCCTTACACGGAACACCTGGACCTGTCTGTGAACCTTCTAACCTTTATTCCGAAGAGTTCCTTCCGAATGGAACGCAAACTGAGGGTTCTGCTTATAAAGGACAACAACATCAGCGCTGTAGCCGACGGGGCCTTCACCCAGCTAGAGTTCCTTCAGAAGTTGGACCTGAGTTGTAACAG GATCTCGTCCCTGAGCGAGAGCTTCTCCCTGGGCCTGAATGCTCTGAGAGAGCTGCAGCTGAGCCACAACCACCTGCACACCCTGCACAGCAAGAGCTTCATGCACCTGGATGGCCTACAGAGGCTCAACCTTACTGGCAACGCCATCCATAACATCCAG GTGAGGTCCTTTGGCTCCATGTCCACCTTGCGGCAGCTCCACCTGGAGGGCAACCATCTCGTCTCCCTGAACAATGGGGTGTTCTCCATGCTGAAGTCCCTGGAGGTCCTCAACCTGCAGGGGAACCAGATCAACAAGACCCAAGAGGGTGTCTTCACACCCATGACCTCCCTGGCCCTGCTCAACCTGGCCCACAACCAGATGAGCACCATCTACTTCAAGACCTTCCTAAGCATCCACACCTACAGTACCCATATCCTGTTGGAAGGAAACCCCTGGAACTGCAATTGTGACCTGCAGAAAGTGTTCCACAAGCTTAGAAGTGTTCAAAGGCTGTTCTTGGATGATTATTATAATCTTAGCTGTAATGCTCCGACAGAACTAGCGAACTACAGGTTGATGGATGTGGATACGGAGCTGTGTATCGCCGAGGTGGTTATTGTGCTGATTATCACGATCACCGTGATGATAACAGTGTTGGGGGCCATCGTCATGGCGGAGAGGAatagaaagaagaagaagaggggaaAGCATTGGACGGAGCAGGGCAACTTGTCTGACTCAGATCACTAG